Within Sorangiineae bacterium MSr11367, the genomic segment GCGATACGTGCCACGTCGCATTTTGGACGCGTCGTATCTCGGTCCGGTGATTGCGCGCGAAGCCCCTGCATCCGGTAGCTCGGTGGCGAGCGGCCCCAGAATGGCGGACGCAATCTCGGTGCGGAGAACAATGGTGCGCGTTCCCTGGGCTGGGCCGGTGATCGGCTCGAGCTCCGTCCAACCGGCGGCGTCGAGCTCCAGATATACGTACAACCCAAGATCGGTCGGCCCGGGCAACAAGGAGCCTTCGTCCGTCTGTCCGAGCGGCATCTCCACCCAGCGTCCGTTTCGAATCGGAATACTCGGAATGTTGATGATTTCGCGAAGCTTCTCGAGATCCGTGCTCACGGCCACCGGCGCCGGCTTGCGGCTGGCCGGCTTGTCTCGGGAACAGCCGGCGGACAAGATGGCCAGGGCCAACAGGAGGCTCCGCAGGACAATGACCATTATCGTGCCCCCGGCTTTTTGACGTTCTGGTCACCCGGCTTGGCACGAGGGTCCGCGTTGTGGCGCAAACCCACCGTGAAGGAGATTGCCCTCTTCAACGTGCCGTATTGCATGAACTCGTGACCGAGCCCACTTACTTCGAAGCGGCCATTCACGGCGTCCGGCGTACCGCTCCCCATATCCTTCTTCCTTGGGTCAAAGTTGTATCGATCGGCGCCGTGCACGGTTAGGTCGATTGTGAAATGCCGTGTGCCAACCGTCGGATCCATCTGGACGGCTACCGTCGCATCCATCCAAATTGTGAATCCACCGACAGACTTTTGCCAGTTCTCGGTAGCCGGATACGGGTAGCGAGCGGAATCACCACAGGTCACGCCGTCGGTCTGCATGACAAATGTCGGTCTCGAGGTTCGGTCGTGAATCTCGATAGCGCCGGCACGCGCATTGATCCTCCCCCGCTGCAGTGGACACCGTCACTATGCGGACAGCTTGTTTGATTGCAACAAAATTAATTCAAACTCAATTGGGCTAACGTAACCAATCGACGAATGCCGTCTAACGGGGTTGTAGAAATTGTCGATGTAGTCGGCGATCGACGCGATCGCGCAAGCCCTCGTCACGTAGTTTTCATGATCGATCAACTCGCCCTTGATTGTGGCGAAGAAGCTCTCGGCGACGGCGTTGTCCCAGCAGTCGCCCTTGCGGCTCATACTCGCCACGAAGCCATGTCGTTCGAGTCCGGCACGGTAGTCGGCGCTCGCGTACGGGCTGCCGCGGTCCGAGTGATGAAGCAGCCCCGTTGGCGGTTTTCGGCTGTTCACGGCGCTGCGAAGGGCCTGCAACGCGAGCTCCCGGTCGTTGGTTTCGCTGGTCGCCCAGCCGACGACTCGTCGCGAATAGAGATCAAGGATCGCGGCGAGGTAAAGCCAGCCTTCAAGGGTCCAGACGTACGTCACGTCGGTCACCCATGCCGTATTCGGAAGATCGACGTCGAACCGTCGCTCGAGCAGATTCGCGGCAACGGGGTGCGCATGCTTCGAGTCCGTGGTGCGACGAAAGCGTCGTTTTCGTTTCGCGGCAATCCCCTGCTGGCGCATCAAGCGTTCGACGCGTTTCCGAGCCACGCGGATGCCCCGAGCCCGCAGTTCCCGATGCACACGCGGGCTTCCGTAGGTGCCACGACTGCGCTTGTGCGACGCTTCAATCTGCGTCGCGAGCTTCTCGTCACTCGTCCTGGCTTTCGACTTCGGCCGTGCTTTCCAGGCGTAGTAGCCGCTTCGCGAGACGCCGAGTACGAAGCAGAGAACCTGAATGGGCCAGAACGTCTTCTCCACGTCGATGAACGCGAACTTCACGTGTTCTCCTTCGCGAAGAATGTTGCTGCTTTTTTTAAGATCTCGCGCTCCATCTCGAGGCGTTTCACCTTTCGGCGAAGCTCCGCGAGTTCCTCACGCTCCGGCGTCGTCAGCTCGTTCGATGTGGCACTCTTCGGCGCTTGCGCGTCGGCGCGCTTGACCCAAGCTCGCAGCGCCGTTTCCGTTAGATCGAGGTCGTTCGCGACCTGCGCGATGGTTCGATCTCCGCTCTTGCAAAGCCGAACTGCATCTGCCTTGAACTCGGGCGTAAACACCCGTCGTTTCCGTTTCGCCATGGGACACTCCTCGCGTTACTTCGAGTTAACGGGACTGTCCACTGAAACGGGGGACCTCCACATCCTCGATGATCGATTCGAGTGTCTTTACCCCCGAACCGTCAATGGCCACATCGGGCACCGCTTTATTTCGCGTCGAGCTGACGTATCGCTCGAAGTCGAACTTCCAGTCCTCTCCGTTTCCGTGGATGAAGTGATCGTACGCGAAGCTTCCGTCATAGAGGTCGGGACGCAAGAGGATCGCGCCGGCCGCGATGAGCTCCCACTTCTTTTTCTCGAGCTTGTCCTCTGCAGTAGCCGGTCGACGCTTGGTCGGGTCGATATTGCCATTTCCATCGTCCAAAAACCCGTGATCGAAGGCGATATCGGGCGGAGAGGGCGACGTGACCTGGCGGAACGGAGCATATACGTCGGGTGGTTCGTTCGCCGGACTCGAATACTTCCCGCGTTTCTCGTGTTGGGCTCGGACTCCACCGCCGGGAATGAAGTTTGGGTCGTTCGAGGCAAGGAGGATCGGCTCATCGTTGCCCAGGAAGGATTCCTTCTGCTCGGGGATCTCCATTCGAGGTGGTTCGAGAAGCAATGTGTGTTGGACGGCGTCCTTGACCGTGAACGGAGAGATATCGTCCTCGACTTCGCGAACCGTCACATCGGAGCCTTCGGGCTCTTTGCGCTTGCGGGCCGAGGTCCACCGCTTCGTGAGTTTCTCCATGACGGCTGCTGCGTCGGCAAGTCGCGCGCGGGCCTCTGAAGCTTGAACCCCCGACCAACGCGCGATCCCTCCCGCGTCCGTCGCGACCTTCTTCTGCTGGCCATTGGCATCGAAGATCATGTCAATCCCATCGACGGGATCCCCCACAGGGTCCACGGCCTTCACCGTGAAGGTGCCCGGCCGTTCGTCGACGGTGGATGGAGGTCGATGCTCCTGCGGCTTCTCTTCGTTGTCCGAGAACGGCCACGCCATTTGGTGTCGCTCGAACCGGAGTATGCCTTGCTCGAGCGCCGCGTAAACGACTCGCTCCAGCTCAGGTAGAAAGCCGCGAAGGCGCTGCCGGCGGTCGTTCGTAGGCGATGGCACTTCGATGGCCAAGCGTGAACCGGTTAGCGCGTCGTAGATGGCCAGCAGATCACGGGCCGCTTCGTCATCCCTCGCACCTCGGTCCGTAAACGCCTGCGGCAGAATGTGAAAGAAAGGTTCACCCGGCATGTCCCATCGGGATACGCGCGCCGTGGGCCGCTCTTCGGGCGAGACGATCCAGAAACGCCACTCTTGGCAGAATGTGTCTCGGACAATCCACTGGTTCTCGCCCCACCGCACGTGCTTTACGGTATCCGCTTGAACGAAACGCAGGCAAGCCCCTCAGCAAGTTCTGACCAGCGAGCGTTGCTGTTGGCCTACCTGACGGCAACCGCGACACCGCCGAATGGGTTCCCAATGTTCGACGACGTCGTGAGCGTCACGGTGGATTCGGGCTACACGTCGGCGGCGATGGATCCAGCGGGCACGTTTGCTTGACCTTCCGCTTACTGGACGAAACGTAGGTTTTACCATCGAAGCGCCACGTCCACTCGTCGATGGGCGAACAACAGCCCGCCGGCATCACGTTGCGCGCTCGTAGGTCGTACAGCCCACGCGAGCTGGCACGGAGCGGTTTCGGAGTCCCGAACGGGCCGAGGAGATCGCCAACGTAATAGCCGCACGTGCCGCGCATGACGTAGAGATGCATCGTCGAGTCGAAGCCCCGCGCCGCGCCGACGATCAAGGTGTCTTGCGTCCCATCGCCATCCAGATCGATGCCCAACCGCTCCGCGTGAGACTCACGCGGCAGCCGCTCGATGATGTGCGCGTGCCGCTCGGGGTCGTAGCACGGTCCGGGGAGTGGCTCTCCTGATTTGGGGTGCCCCACGGCTTCGGAGATCACCGCCACCTGGAGATTCGATTCGACGTTCGGCTCGTCCTGAGGCGATCCCTCCGTGCGCGTGGTGCCTGCGTCGCCCGCGTCAGAGATGCGGGCTACCGGAGCAGCGTCGACCCATGCTGATTCGGCAATGGTCGACGGGGTTTGCACGGGGCGCGGGCCATCGCCTCCTTCATGGCAGCCAGGCAGAACGAGCAGGGCGGAAAGGACAAGGATGCGTTTCACAGGACGGTCCCGACGACGGGTTGAAGGGCAACGCTATGCCCGACCAGAACGATTTTCTTATCGCTCTGTAGGACGGCGTCGAGAAGACTCTCTTGCTGATTGGTGCCGAAATTTACTCGAATCTGAGCGCCGCTCTGGAACGAAGCATCCGGCGTAAGGTCGGCATTCAGGCGGACCACGCTTGGTTTCGATGCGACGTTCGAATCAAAAACCGCAGCGGCGCTAACGGGAGCGGTTGCCCGCAATGCAAACGACGCGACTCGCGGCTCGGGATGACCGATGAAACGAATAGGCAATGAGCCCCCTCGCTCGATGCTCGGTCCATCGGGCGAGGGGAGACTCCTTGC encodes:
- a CDS encoding IS3 family transposase (programmed frameshift), producing MAKRKRRVFTPEFKADAVRLCKSGDRTIAQVANDLDLTETALRAWVKRADAQAPKSATSNELTTPEREELAELRRKVKRLEMERENLKKSSNILREGEHVKFAFIDVEKTFWPIQVLCFVLGVSRSGYYAWKARPKSKARTSDEKLATQIEASHKRSRGTYGSPRVHRELRARGIRVARKRVERLMRQQGIAAKRKRRFRRTTDSKHAHPVAANLLERRFDVDLPNTAWVTDVTYVWTLEGWLYLAAILDLYSRRVVGWATSETNDRELALQALRSAVNSRKPPTGLLHHSDRGSPYASADYRAGLERHGFVASMSRKGDCWDNAVAESFFATIKGELIDHENYVTRACAIASIADYIDNFYNPVRRHSSIGYVSPIEFELILLQSNKLSA